CAGCTTTCagttggtcttaaatatcccaCCAGTGCATACTGAAATTGGCACTTTGGCGcacgtttttaaggacacacctcagaTATGCCCACCACAGCGCAAGTATGTAACACAGGTAAATTACCAATCCTGGCGCTAGCGTTTGAAACTAGAAGAGCGCCGGCTTTAACAGGACAAAATTGCAAAGGAGCCTGTGTTTGACAATTGTGCTGGCTTAACGCCAGCCGAAAATAGAGCCCAGGGCCTGTGTTCATAAAGCATCTtcgagtaggagtgctgatctttGATCTCGTCAAATCACTGTGAGCAAAATGAAAAGTTTACAACATTATCATGAGATCACGATTGTTTGACTAATCATATGCTGTACTTACACAATCCCTGATCCACATTTGTCACAGATTGGTAACTTGTCTGCATTTCTCACTGTTGAGCCAATTTTTGTGGCAGGCGCTTTCACACTCTTAAAACCAGAGCTCTTATCAGGATCTGCAATCAAGAGGAGACACACGTTATCATGTTTTGTTAAGCCACAACACTGCCATTAAATATTTGGAAAACCCTGTTTAATATGACAAAGGATCTTTAAGAAAAaagaaactctttggcctgaatggaaaccaggcaccgctcatcacctggccaatactaTCCCTACGgtgcagcatggtggtggtggcagcatcattctatggtgatgaacaaagcaaagtaatGACACATccttgaaaacctgctccaaagtgctcaggacctcagactggggcaaggttcacattccaacaggacaacaaccctaagcacacagccaaaacaatgcaggagtgacttcaggaccagtctcaatgtccttgagtggcccagccagagcctggacttgaaccagatcaaacgtctctggagagacctgaaaatagctgtgtagcgacgctccccatcccacctgacagcttgagaggatctgcagagaaaatggGAGatactctccaaatacaggtgtgacaagcttgtagcgttatacccaataagacttgaggctgtattcgctgccaaaggtgcttcaacaaactcctgagtaaagggtctgaatacttatgtgatttaagtttttttttgtcattatggggtattgtgcaatGATTGATTAGGGGGGGactttttaatccattttagaataaggctgtaacgtaaccaaatgtggaaaaagtcaaggggtctgaatactttccaaatgcacagtatacactgagtatacaaaacattaaggacaccttcatATTCATTTGCAcctccccccttttccctcagaacaacctcaactTGTTTGGGTATGGACTCGACAAGGCATCGAAAGCGTTCCACTGGGATGCcggaccatgttgactccaatgcttcccacagttgtgtcaagttggctggatgtcctgtgggtggtggaccatgcttgatacacacaggaaactgttgagtgaaaAATCCACCAGCGTTGCAATTCTTGGTGCAAaatggtgcgcctggcacctactaccataccttgtttaaaggcacttaaatattttgtcttgcccattcaccctctctgaatggcacacaaactATCCaatgtttcaaggcttaaaaatccttctttaacctgtcttctccccttcatctacactgattggtggatttaagtgacatccataagggatcatagctttcaactggattcacctggtcagtctgtcatggaaagagcaggtgtccttaatgttttgtacactcagtgtaaatatCAGCTGCATATGTGTGTGAATAAGTACCGGACTCCAGAATATCCTGCAGCACTTTGAATGAAGCTGACTGTCGAGGAGGCTCATCAGCCTCATGGTTTTCCTGCAGCATTTTGTAGACCTCAGAGTCTGCAACTATTGGTGGCAGAATACCGGAGGGATCTGGGCTGAAAAACAAATTACCACAATCAATACTAGTTTACATACAATGAGTCCAATAGTACACAGGCGTAGTCAAATCAAGGACAAAcaaatgatgatggtgatggggCCTCACACATCGCTATGTTTCCTTGAGCCACAGCTGAAGTTGAGTTTGACTTACTTTAACACATATTGTAAGTACTTAACAAGTGAAAATGCAGTACATTCTGCTACAGTAAGACACATCGTGACTTGAAAAACAATACCCAGCGGGTAAAACCAATAGCTCCCCGaaatatctgcattgacccttttcgCACTaatctcttttgactcatcacatacgttGCTGTTACGGTTTATTATCTATcccgttgcctagtcactttatccctacctacatatctacctcaactacctcgtacccctgcacattgactctgtaatggtaccccgtgtatatagccaagttatctttactcattgtgtattcatTGCTGGTGTTCTCTTTTTTTTccttctctgcattgttgggaagagcccatacgtaagcatttcactgtgagtctacaccagttgtttacgaagcatgcgGCAAATACAATTGACGTTATTACAACCAGCTGGGATAGATCCTTACATGGTGCTGGGTTCGTTAGCAGCAGTGCTGATGGTTTTTACGTCATCCACGGTCGCGTTGAAGTCCTTGATATTCTCCGAGGAGTACAGACCGGCAGGGTTGTTGTACTGATTGGTTACCACCTTGGGGCCGAACCCAGCGAATGGCAGGGCGCTCCTGTTGTGGGCGGAACCTATGCGTTTCACCTCCTGCAAGTTGTAGCCAGGGATACAGAAAAAATTATATTCTAAATATAACTTTCAATGCCATATAACACACATGCCTTGATAGAAATAGTATGACAGTTACTTGAGTAATTTGTGGATATTAGAGGTAAAGAATAGCATTGTCAAAAGGTTATTTGGGTGCCCCTCATTATCATAATAGCAGTAAACAAGGGGCCACCCGAGACAAAATACGGTGACATGCAAGCACACCATTACTGTACGCAGTTAGTGAAAACACAAAATACCTTCAAATCTATCATCTAAATCTATAAAATATGCTCCATGGATATTTTCACAAAGACATAACAAAAAATGGCAATTTGGCACACACAACAAATAAATGCATCACACTGCTTATCCAATGAAATTATTTAGAGAGGCGAGTTACCCGAAAGCTTTGTAAGCACACTAGTGCTTTATTTGCCATGTTTTGCTAATTCACTCACACATCATTACTCTCGCACATCTCAGGGGTGTGTGGCTGGGTTGTCAATAAAGAGAGAAATAAAGTGGCCCATTAGCTTTCTGGAAACTCACCCCAGGTCATTTGTTGGATTCATTAAGTAACAAAAATAACCAAGTGAAACATCTAAAAACAGCTTGTATGCGTAAAACATTTTTCTATGTATTCTGTGACCAAAACACACTATGTTTGTGACATCCCTGAAAGCTGTGGAGGACTGACAAAGCACATGCTTCCTACATTAATTCACACTTTGGTCTCAATTTTCCATTCAGTAAGCAGGAACTGAGTCTTGCATCAGAACTTGGCTGATAAAACTATGGTCTCCTAGGAAATAATCTGTTGAGAAGTAAACAATGACAGGGACATAAGTCAACTTAATGCCTAATTTCCTAATGCTATCTTTGGTCAGAGTGAAGTAGGATGTACGGCAGACATACCTGCGGCTCAGATGCAAGATTCATCTTGTAAGAGTTGGTCTTTCCTTCCTCAGAAGAGAGCGGTGACCACATTTTCGATTCGGATCTAAAAAGACAGTCAAACACAGTATTCAGACTTGCAATAAACAATATTCAGACATACAACACTAACAATACACTAACAATACTCAGACTTGCAATGAATAGAGATATCCAAAATATAATAAAAATGAGTACGTAGCAGTCCTCAAACGTGTTGATGGGACAACAACCATCTAAATAACCTATTTTGAGAAAGCACCACTGCACAACAGAGTTATGCCATGTTATAAAACTAAGTTTTGTTGATAGCCGTTAGTTATTCACCATAATTAACTCCAAATGCAATGATGCCATAATTATATTTCAAGTATCAACTCCAACTCCCCCAGAAAAAAAGCATCTTGACATTATTTCCCCATGTTTCTTGCCTAGTATTttgtttggtacagcgggggttactATAATCCTCGCTGTGTGCCTATCCAACATGTTTCAGGTTTTATTTGCACTCTCCATGCATATGAACGTGACGAGACTGACAGCTTCTCTGATCCTGGCAAATGTATTTCTCGGGATCATTATAATGGAAATGAAGGCAAGAAAAAAATGAAACGCACATACTTTGCTATCATTTCAGCTCCTTAATGTGATTGTGTTAGCTTTAGTTGGCTGGCTAGCAAGCAAAGGAGAAGTAATGTTAGTTTAGCTATCCTCCATAAATATTTTATTGATCAGCTGGTTGTTGCCCATTTataaatgatttattaaatcTTTAATTAAGTTCTTGTCTGCCATCATTGAACctctactagctagctacatgccaatGATTTGTTTAGCATAGCAATATGGAATTAATAGAATGAACAACTGGTGGAAggataaaataaaacaaatgtactcATTCAAATAATGctaatgaaaacatgttttttttattatgttgGCAGCCGTTTTATAAAAGCaatagatgggttagctgacaagTCATGAAAACGATGTGTGCGTTTCCATGGGGCAGATGTCAGcatgttgtgattctggatggccagattgcAAGCAAAAATGCCAAGAAACTGATGTGGGGAATCGTCAGTGGCTCATTTCAGCACGTTTCATCTTGTTCTTTATagcatgtcttgttttgaggtgttttgactgatttcatgtcaatgctaatatgtcccaaaaaaatattttatttgctagttagctaaccaacaactgtaatgatgtatttgagagacgatgctcattgtgcaaatgtatatgttttcaataaacattggagacgaaatataactaacatgttgtcaacaatctaagccaacccagtctgttttgccccatagtagCGAACGCATCAGTTTTGTCGCTAAACAACCAACCGATCTATAAAGGCATGATAACGTGGGAATTATCGTGTGATGACTCCCTCCAGGAAGATAGCGCAGATGGAGATGGCAGCATCACAACTAGCATTTTGGAATctttgcagtatttagttttttttatgtaCTATAGTTCACATTATTATCTCAGGAAATGTTttgtcattacatacagccgggaagaactattggatattagagcagcggtaactcaccagaactACCAGCATTACTACAAGGAATACGACTTCCCTGGAGAAGATACATTTCTCTGGGGAGAGTGAACAAAGTAACTTATTCCAGAGGCCAACCCCCCCTAAATAGCCAGCGGAGGAGAGGCACTTGAGGTGGCCTGCTGGTTCGACttaggaggcgcgcacaccacccaccgcttccgagtagaTTCCTCGCTAATGTTCAGCCTTTGGATAACAAAGTTGATGAGCTTAGAGCAAGAAtttcattccagagagacatcgggGCCTGTAAAatactttgtttcacggaaacatggctctctcgggatactcTGTCGGAGTCGGTAAAGCCAGCAGGATTCTCGGTACATctcgcagacaggaataaatatctctccgggaagcagAAGGGCATGTTTCAtaattaacgactcatggtgtaattctaggaacatacaggaactcaagtccttttgttcacccaacctagaacacctcacaatcaaatgctgaccatATTATCACCCAAGAGAATTCTCCTTTGTCATTGCCACGGCCGTTTACATCCCAtccccccctcaagccgataccacgacagccctcaaagaacttcagtggactttatgcaaactggaaaccacatatcagaaggctgcatttattgtagctggggattttaactaaGCAAATTTGAGGACTAGGCTGCCGAAGTTCTACCAACAGATCGACTGTACTACTCGTGCTGCTAAGACTCGTGACCATTGCTATTCAAACTTCCTGAAtgcttacaaggccctcccccgccctcctttcggcaaatttGACCACAACTCCATCTTGCTCATCCCTTCCTattaggcagaaactcaaacaggaagtacccgtgctaagaaCTATTCAATACTGGTCAGACCTATCGGAATGCACACTtcaggattgttttgatcacgtggactgggatatgttccggggtAATCTAGACGCATACACGGATACAGTGACTGAcgttataaggaagtgtataggagatttagtacccactgtgactattaaaacctaccctaaccagaaaccgtggatagatggtagcattcgcgcaaaactgaaagcgcgaaacaccgcatttaaccatggcaaggtgactgggaatatggaagaatataaacagtgtagttattcatgCAATCAAACAAActaaacgtcagtacagagataaagtgaagtcgcaattcaacagctcagacgcgcgacgtatgtggcagggagtACAGACAATCAccgactacaaaaggaaaaccagccacgacGCCAAgcccgacgtcttgcttccggacaggctaaacacattcttcgcccactttgaggataacacagtgccaccaacacagcccgctaccaaggactgggggctctccttctccgtagccgacgtgagtaaaacatttatacgcgataaccctcgcagggctgccggcccagacggcatccctatccgcgtcctcagagcatgcgcagaacagctggctggtgtgtttacgggcatattcaatctctccctatcccagtctgctgtccccacatgcttcaagatggccaccattgttcctgtacccaagaaggcaaaggtaactgaatttAATGACTACTGCCCCCGTAGCACTCACCActgtcatcatgaaatgctttgagactagtcaaggatcatatcacctctaccttacctgccaccctagacctacttcaatttgcttaccgcctcaatagatccacagacgccatcactctgcacactgccctaacccatctggacaagaggaatacctatgtaagaatgctatttattgactaGAACTccgcattcaacaccatagtaccctccaagctcatcattaagctcgaggcctgGGTCTGAACCACGCCCTGTGTAACtcggtcctggacttcctgacgggccgccacaaggtggtgaaggtaggaaacatcacctccactccgctgatcctcaacactggggccccaacAAGGCTGCATGCTccgccccctcctgtactccctgttcacccatgactgcgtggccaagcatgcctccaactcaatcaagtttgcagatgacaacagTAGTAGGGTTGATTAcaaacgatgagacagcctacggggatgaggtgagggctctgggagtgtggtgcctggaaaacaacctctcactcaacgtcaacaaaacaaaaggagatgattgtggacttcaggaaacagagggtgcacccccctatctacataAACAaaaccgcagtggagaaggtggaaagcttcaagttcctcggcgtacacatcactgacaaactgaaatggaccacccacacagacagtgtggtgaagaaggcgcaacagagcctcttcaacctcaggaggctaaagaaattttgCTTGTCAACCAAAAcgctcaaacttttacagatgcacaattgaaagcatcctgtcgggctgtatcaccgcctggtacggcaactgcaccgcccgcaaccacaaggctctccagaggatggtacggtctgcccaacgcattaccgggggcaaactacccgccctccaggacacctacagcacccgatgtcacaggaaggccaaaaagattatcaaggacatcaaccacccgagccactgcctgttcaacccgctatcatccagaatgtgacgtcagtacaggtgcatcaaagctcgGCCCAAttgactgaaaaacaacttctatctcaaggccatcactagcacattagaggctgctgcctataggcatagactagaaatcactggccactttaaggattggaacactagtcactttaataatattcacatatctggcattactcatctcatatgtatatactgtattctatactattctactgtatcttagttaCTTAacgtttacatatctggcattactcatctcatatgtatatactgttttctatactattctactgtatcttagtccgttccgctctgacatcgctcgtccatatctGTATATAGTCTTAaatcattcctacttagatttgtgtgtattgggtatatgttgtgtaatttgttagattcattacttgttagatattactgcactgtcggagctagaagcccaagcatttcgctacaccagaaataacatctgctaatcatgtgtatgtgaccaataaaatgtgatttgatttcctAACGGCTCTTTCCCACTTTCGCCTCgggcttaagaacagcccttaggtGTTAGTTATCACACGATAATCCCCGGgttctcatgccttattgcttaaacacATACATGAATTTGGTACATCAACATTTAATCTCAGACCTAAACAAATCCAAGATGGACCCTCCTTCCCCCTTTAACAATTTGAACCACACAAATCTGTATCCCTTACATATAACCACATCAGGTGTAAAATATTCTGTACTTTTGCTGAGTTGGTCCATGACTCAGTGCTTTTTAAACTCATCTGAGTCTATGGAAAACTGCAACACGTCCATGCAACTCCCTACCTGTCAATAGAAAGAACCATTTCCTCTAAGCAGCCCTTGATCTTGTTCTGTGCCTGCAGGTGAGTCATTTTCTCAGTGGGCTCTCCATCTATGGCCAGGATCTGATCCCCGATACACAGATTGGCCTGTGCAGCCCTACTGCCATGAGTGACCTGAAACATAAAGTACATCATAATCATCAGCATCAACATACTTAGCAAATTTGGAACTGAGTAATCTGGGATTAATCTATGACATTTCAGGAGGACAAGGATCCTTTGGCAAAACTTGTGTGTGTCCCGTGGCAGGTTGTTATGTGGTAAACATGGGTGCAGTCTCAGTTGTTGTCAGAAAGAATTTGTAACACATGATAAGTATGATGGTGACTAAGAATTCAAAAGGATGTCTTTGAGAAATTTAAGAAATAGCAAGAATCTGTTTCACAAACACACCCATGGTTGGGTAGGTTAGgttattttctaaatgtaatccgttactagtTTCCTGTCCAAAATAGTAATCAGAAATGTTACTTTTgtattacccaaactcagtaacgtaatctgattactttgtTACTTTTGCATTACTTTTCCTATAAGAGGCATTTGAAGACGACAAAAAGAATCCATCAAAAGTGTTTGGTTTTGGCGTTtttcgtcatgaatcttgttctggaggcagctctgcagtggtcactagctggcacagccacaaagtcataaaatctgctTTTAAACCTAACCCCACTGCTAACCCTAAAGCATAACCTTAGAATGATACCAAAAAGCTTTTTTTatttagccaattttgactttccAACTGACCTATCTGGTGGAAATCGCCCAGTTCTGCCTCAAGAACAAGACTCATCCCAATAGACATCAACCTGTGCGTCATCATAGTGGACTGATTTGTGGCCAGACTTGCTTGCTCAGGTAGAACAAAAATTACATTTGGGCTATTTTTTCAAtactgaattgaatgtcattgagaaaacaaaggtgtcataatgtatttttCTGCTAAATTCTTTCAGAATTCAAAAATAATCCAATAAATAATCAAAAATGTTCAAAAGTATCaataatctgattacaatatgttTTGCTGGTAAATTAACGATTaaatcatactttttttgtaatcagttactccccaaacCTGAACACACCTTAACATATTGTTTGTGGTCAAAGATAAGAGTTTGCATAGCTGTCATTCCTTTGGTTACATTTACAACACTTCAAAGGGTTCATGTCCTTTATACTTAAGCCCTCAATACACCTTGCCAGTGTTTCCTCAATATGTACTTCTGAGACAACCATGTGTGCTAAGCGTTGAGGACAaatattgacattttagtcatttatcagAGAGTGATTTACATGATCAATTAGgattaagtaccttgctcaatgGCACAGTGGCAGATGTATCACCTAGTCTGcccagggattcgaaccagcaaccttaactgctagactacctgccacccaaaTATTATTTAGGTTGGGGAAGACAGAGCAGTTCAGTGCTATGAAAATCTAGGAGAAACACTGCAGTCTCAAGGGATGTGATGTCTTGCTCTTTGTTGTTCAGAACAACCACAGTTGTTGTGTAGGTGTCAGAGTAGACAATCCATAGGTTAAGGCTGTAcattgcaatatgaatgtcaatatgCACAATAGGCTGGACAGTGAGGTAATTTCCCACAGTCAAAGTATgagctacaacgctaatatttgtgtaaaactCATTAAAGTtatgttctgtgggtgtcactgagtagactgataccacATTTCATtcatccacaatccataggtaaggctgtacagtgaaataaagTGTTCCAGAAATGAAATTCTGCAGTCTAATACATCCGCAGTGCAATTTCAAGTAACTAATTagtattgtattatttatttaacattcCAACCTTATTTAGCGTTATCTAGTCCAAATTTGGTATGATTTCATATATGTGCATTACGTtcagtaaccaggtttccatccaacctttttatgttgGATAAAAACATGTCATGACAGGCCCGATGGAAACAGAACATTTTTCGATTAACTTTCCAaatatcaacaaaacaaaatggaCAAGGTGGTAtctttttgtgttggtaaaattATTATGACAGAGATGTCGGTGGAAATGTTTTTATGTGCAAATTTTGATATAATAACATCATATTGAAGTACATTTTCAATCACGGGATGAcatgtggtcctcccactacgactcttCGGGAAAGCATGGAGTATATTAAGCTACAGACTAAATAAATGattaacttcacagggtggtgagcttgatgctcctttccaataaatattgagggtcttattctggtgacatgataatcaatgcttagctgccgtttgacaaataacatTAATCTCGCTCTTTAGTCCATAATAATACTCTCATTATGTATGTAGGCTATTCGTGCACTCTAACCAACAGTTTGCAGATAGCACTGTTGTCTAGAGCGCACTCGCTATATGATTCAATAACAAAAacatgagaaaaaaaaaacatcagtAGAGTTAAATGTGATGGAAACACCttcaaattatatatatttttcggTACATGAGAATTTAACCGCAAAATGTATGTTTATGCGCCACCGGACAAGGCCAGATGCAGTTACATTGTAACAAAAGTGTCAGATTCTCTGAAACACTTACCCGAGAGATAGTCAAGGGTTGTTCAAAATCCTTCCCACCAACTAGACGGAATCCCCAAGGTCCAGGACCTTGCACGACAACTCGTAGAGGCATAGTTTACTTCCAAACTGGCCGAAACCGACTTAAAAAATAACAATTCTTAGACAGCCTGTCCTGCCAGATATGACATTTATTATCAAAATGAACAAACTTCGAGGAGGCTACTTTGTAGCTAGAGGGAAAGGGGCGGTTACTGTGGCAAAGCTGAGCGAATAGTTTTGGATGTTTCCACGCTGATAAGTGCGGATCTCAGTTTGTTCAAGGATGCACCATAACGTCGTCACACTATGCAAGTTTACCATTTATGGTTGAGCCATATCACAGGATGTGGAATGTGCCACTCCCAAAACTTGAATTCCTGCCATTCGCTCCACTTAGTAGACTACTGCCGACAAACTGAAACATGTCCCCGTAAGTGTAGGCCTATTCTAAACTTTTGCAATGTAAGTCATCAACAATGTGAGAACATCATTATAGGCAATACCTGCCAAATTTAAGGTGATATGTTAACTTTTTTATAAAAGCATGGAACTTGGTACACGTGCTGCTTTTTGACTTTAGTGTTACACTGGAACACTTATATTAGGGATATTTGAGGATTGCTcgaacggagaaaatggaatggcatcaaacacatggaaaccgtaGATGTGTTCGAATACTCACA
This genomic stretch from Salvelinus namaycush isolate Seneca chromosome 4, SaNama_1.0, whole genome shotgun sequence harbors:
- the LOC120046463 gene encoding PDZ and LIM domain protein 1-like encodes the protein MPLRVVVQGPGPWGFRLVGGKDFEQPLTISRVTHGSRAAQANLCIGDQILAIDGEPTEKMTHLQAQNKIKGCLEEMVLSIDRSESKMWSPLSSEEGKTNSYKMNLASEPQEVKRIGSAHNRSALPFAGFGPKVVTNQYNNPAGLYSSENIKDFNATVDDVKTISTAANEPSTIPDPSGILPPIVADSEVYKMLQENHEADEPPRQSASFKVLQDILESDPDKSSGFKSVKAPATKIGSTVRNADKLPICDKCGSGIVGMVVKLRDKFRHPECYTCSDCNLNLKQKGHFFVEDQIYCEKHARERVTPPEGYDVVTVFPK